In Miscanthus floridulus cultivar M001 chromosome 5, ASM1932011v1, whole genome shotgun sequence, one genomic interval encodes:
- the LOC136450052 gene encoding uncharacterized protein, with protein MKGPVQIILARPDPPRQRWWRRDDDFVDDGDVGVLRIGRNLAAVDTTFSSSDEVTKRWLAEASAVARGRRLRAPLVAGLVALRGHDPSDRARGADFSPNDHDNPIRCIALCLGGSRAIVYSPEAEGCRVRKAKYDGDRLKFYSNNMTQLRAFLDDKRITVACFGAREATRKLAKEWGLHVAWPEELTHLFALAFGKVTGVEAEKKTLMKKPAKYWMGKAALARAKAKADRDDYDTDEEEATNLGKTWRPPKVVSGLSLERMARVALGPEMRLARCPAKVAQADWGSYHLGEEEWAYATRDAYLCFEIAACCLQKLGEPIGV; from the coding sequence ATGAAGGGGCCTGTGCAGATCATCCTGGCGAGGCCTGATCCCCCCAGACAACGTTGGTGGCGGCGCGACGACGACTTCGTCGACGACGGCGACGTCGGCGTACTCCGGATCGGCCGCAACCTGGCCGCCGTCGACACCACCTTCTCCTCGAGCGACGAAGTCACCAAGCGCTGGCTCGCCGAGGCCTCCGCTGTCGCCCGCGGCCGCCGCCTCCGCGCGCCCCTCGTCGCGGGCCTCGTCGCGCTGCGCGGCCATGACCCCTCCGACCGCGCGAGGGGCGCCGACTTCAGCCCCAACGACCACGACAACCCGATCCGCTGCATCGCGCTCTGCCTCGGCGGCTCCCGCGCCATCGTCTACAGCCCCGAGGCGGAAGGCTGCCGCGTCCGCAAGGCCAAGTACGACGGCGACCGCCTCAAGTTCTACAGCAACAACATGACCCAGCTCCGCGCGTTCCTGGACGACAAGCGCATCACCGTCGCCTGCTTCGGCGCGCGGGAGGCCACGAGGAAGCTGGCCAAGGAGTGGGGCTTGCACGTGGCGTGGCCGGAGGAGCTGACGCATCTGTTCGCGCTCGCGTTCGGGAAGGTCACCGGGGTGGAGGCCGAGAAGAAGACGCTGATGAAGAAGCCCGCCAAGTACTGGATGGGGAAGGCGGCGCTCGCTAGGGCGAAGGCCAAGGCCGACCGGGACGACTACGACACcgacgaggaggaggccaccaatcTCGGGAAGACGTGGCGCCCGCCGAAGGTGGTGAGCGGCCTGAGCCTGGAGCGCATGGCGCGGGTGGCGCTCGGGCCGGAGATGCGTCTGGCGCGCTGCCCGGCGAAGGTGGCGCAGGCGGACTGGGGCAGCTACCACCTGGGCGAGGAGGAGTGGGCGTATGCGACCCGCGACGCATACCTCTGCTTCGAGATCGCGGCCTGCTGCCTCCAGAAGCTCGGTGAACCCATTGGCGTCTGA